The following are from one region of the Phaenicophaeus curvirostris isolate KB17595 unplaced genomic scaffold, BPBGC_Pcur_1.0 scaffold_297, whole genome shotgun sequence genome:
- the LOC138734884 gene encoding reticulocalbin-3-like, giving the protein MLLGGWLGLAALGLAWGSPQQERGPLRDVGGVTHDHSEGFAYDHRAFLGAEEAKTFDQLTPEESQRRLGLLVGLIDADGNGGLTVEELGGWMERRHRRAQAEAVGRGRRRFDRDGDGAVSWHEYRHEAYGDPEEDFGGTQHPETYRRLLARDERRFRAADADGDGKAEGQELAAFLQPEDFEHMRPLVAMETLEDMDKDGDGFIQEDEYIAELYEGSPGAPEPPWVLGERSQFRGARDLDGDGRLGPDEVGHWLRPPSPGWARAEAQHLLHHADRDGDGVLTRAEVLGSWELFVGSRATTYGEDLGRPHDEL; this is encoded by the exons ATGCTTTTGGGGGGCTGGCTGGGCCTGGCCGCCCTGGGCCTGGCTTGGGGGTCCCCCCAACAGGAGCGGGGACCCCTGCGGGATGTCGGGGGGGTCACCCACGACCACAGCGAGGGCTTCGCCTACGACCACCGAGCGTTCCTGGGGGCCGAGGAAGCCAAAACCTTCGACCAGCTCACGCCCGAGGAGAGCCAGCGCcgcctggg GCTGCTGGTGGGGTTGATCGACGCGGACGGAAACGGGGGGCTGACGGTGGAGGAATTGGGGGGCTGGATGGAGCGGAGGCACCGGAGGGCCCAGGCCGAGGCCGTGGGGCGAGGGCGAAGGCGCTTCGACCGCGACGGGGACGGAGCCGTCTCCTGGCACGAGTATCGCCACGAGGCCTACGGGGACCCCG aggaggattttggggggacCCAGCACCCCGAAACCTACCGGCGCCTGCTGGCCCGGGACGAGCGGCGCTTCCGAGCGGCCGACGCCGACGGGGACGGAAAAGCCGAGGGCCAAGAACTCGCCGCCTTCCTCCAGCCCGAGGACTTCGAGCACATGAGGCCCCTCGTGGCCATG GAGACGCTGGAGGACATGGATAAGGACGGGGACGGCTTCATCCAGGAGGACGAGTACATCG CGGAGCTGTACGAGGGCTCCCCGGGGGCCCCGGAGCCGccctgggttttgggggagCGCTCGCAGTTTCGGGGGGCCCGGGACCTCGACGGCGACGGGCGCCTTGGCCCCGACGAGGTGGGACACTGGCTGCGCCCCCCGAGCCCCGGCTGGGCCCGCGCCGAGGcccagcacctcctgcaccACGCCGACCGCGACGGg GACGGGGTGCTGACCCGCGCCGAGGTTTTGGGGAGCTGGGAGCTCTTTGTGGGCAGTCGCGCCACCACCTACGGCGAAGATTTGGGGCGCCCCCACGACGAGCTctga